CTGATTGAGCTGGATTTGGGCAGTATCGAACCTTGTGTGGCAGGTCCGTATAATCCTCATCAGCAAATTCCGCTTAGCGACTCGGCTGAGAGTTTTATGGAAACCCTGAAACCTGCCGATCGTACTTTGCAATGGCATCACGAGGATTACGCGCAGCCTGTCCGGCAAGGTGCCGTTGCCATCGCGGCCATCACCAGTTGCACAACGACCGCCAATCCCTGGCTTGTGATCCAGGCAGCATTGTTTGCCCGTAATGCTGCAAAGTACGGACTGCAACCGAAACCCTGGGTAAAAACGTCCTTCTCACCCGGTTCCCGGGCAGTTACCGATTATTTGGGCGAATCTGGCCTGCTTAGCGAGTTGGAGAAGGTGGGCTTTGATGTGACAGGGTATGGATGTATGACCTGCATCGGGAGTTCCGGTGCATTACAACCCGCAATGGAAAGTCTGGTGAGTGACGGTCTTCAGGCGGCGTGTGTACTTTCCGGTAACCGTAACTTTCCACGCCGGGTTAATCCCAGCCTCGGCCATGGTTACCTCACCTCACCAGCACTGGTCATTGCCTGGGCCATCGCCGGCAGTATGCAGCATGATATGTTGCACGATCCGCTGGGTTACGATAAGGATAACCAGCCGGTTTTGATGCGAGAACTTATGCCGGCTCGTGAAGAAGTGGAGCACTGGGTCAAATCGGTGATGAAACGGGAACACTATATTCAGCGTCGCGATATCATCTGGCAGGGAACCCCTCACTGGCAGCAAATTGAAGCAACGGGTAGCGTCCATTATCCCTGGGAACCGACGTCGACCTATCTGCGCCGCCCAGGCTATCTGGAAAGCTTACCGCGCGATCCCGCTGAACCGCTCCTGATAAATAATGCCCGACCTTTCCTCTGGTTTGGTGATGACGTTACCACCGATCATATTTCGCCTGCCGGGGCAATTTCCCCCTCCAGTCTCGCCGGCCAGTGGTTGCTGGAAAATCATGAAGATCCGCAGGATCTGAATCTGTATTCCACGCGGCGCAGTAACCATGAAGTGATGGTACGCGGTGCTTTCACTAACAGAGCGCTGTCTAATCGTTTGTTACCGGCTGATAAGCGTGGCGGTGGCGGTTTTGCCTGGGACGCGACCCATCGCCATATTCTTCCGGCTTTTGAAGCCGCGCAGACATGGCAGGCAACAGACACACCACTGGTTGTGCTGGCCGGGGAGCGTTACGGTGCGGGTTCAAGTCGTGACTGGGCTGCCAAAGCTCAGGCTTTAATGGGGGTTAAAGTCGTGATTGCCAAAAGCTTCGAACGTATCCACCGCACCAATCTGATCGGTATGGGTATTCTTCCGCTACATTTTATGGCCGGTGAGTATGAGAAACTCCCTGAAATGGAGGGTACAGAGGTGCTGGATATTACTGGTCTGGAAGCGCTGGCACCGGGAGAGACCCCGCTGGTACTCTATATCCGTCGTGATAACGGGGAGGTTGCTGCACTGAATCTTAAGGCAGTGATTGATTCACAGCAGGAGCTGCGCTATCTGCGCTATGGCGGTATTTTGCCTTTCGTCATCCAGCAAACACTCACAAATTAACAGGAAGTTCATGCGCTACGATCTGGTCACACTCTCGCTGTTTGTCGCTGTAGCTGATGAGCAGAATCTCACCCGTGCCGCACGGCGTAAGCATCTGGCCGTCTCAGCCGTGAGTAAGCGCATTGCTGAGCTTGAGCAACAAATTGGCACGCCGCTGATGTTACGTTTGCCGCGGGGTATTGAGCTGACGCCTGCGGGTCACTCACTGCTGTTTCATGCCCGTCAGGTGTTCCGCAATCTCGGGCAGATGGAAGAGGAGCTGAGTGACTATGTGGCCGGCGTACGCGGCCACATCCGCATTTTCACTATCTCTGCAGCATTAATGCATTATCTGCCGCGTGCCGTCAGCCAGTTCCTTACCTACTATCCCCAGACGGATATCGATATTGAAGAGCACACCGGTATTGGCGTGGTGCAGGGATTATTGCAGGGCGATGCGGATGTGGGTTTTTTCCAGCTGGACACCGGCTTCCGGAATTGAAGTCTGGCCGTGGCAGCATGACCAGCTGTCCGTGCTGGTCTGGAAGGGACATCCGTTAGCGGAACGCGCTACTTTGCACTTAGCGGATTGCATCGGTGAGAAGATGATTGGCCCGCATCGTGAAAGCGCTGTAAGCCATATTCTCGATCGTGAAGCCAGAAAACTGGGAAAAACGCTGAATACTGGTTTACGGGTCAGTAGTTTTATCTCAATGGCGGAACTGGTTGCGCAGCGGTTGGGGATAGCCATCTTGCCTGTGAACGAGATCGGGCAGGGGGCGAATCATGAATCGGTACGCTGTATTCCGCTGGATGAGCCGTGGGCGAAACGTGAACTGTACGTCGGCGTGAAAAGTTATGCGTTCTCTTCTCCCTCTGTGAAAGCGTTTATAGCAAACGTCACACCCTCGAAGCTTACAACTTTTGCAGGAGGCGAACAGGCCTGAGTCCGGTTTATCAACCCTGAACTCAGGCGCGCCATCAACCGGAAAACACTATGCAGGTCGGGCTGCCGGTAAATACCTCTTTACCCGTGTCTTTTAATTTCCCGGTGTCCTGGTCAATACTGAAGATCCGAATGGAATCGGAGTCCTCATTTGCGCTATAGAAACGCAGCCCATCAGAAGAAAGCGTGGTAAAGCGCGGGGTTTTACCGCCACAAAAAACCCACTCAACAAAGGTTAAACGACCATTTGCGGGATCGATGCTGAAAACCGCAATGCTATTGTGACCACGATTCGCGGCATATAAAAAGCGTCCTGAAGGATGCACTTCGATTTCGCTTGCATCGTTCCGCTCTTCATAGCCCACCGGCAGGCTGCTCAACACTTGCTTTAAGGCAATCTTGCCCGTTTCACGATCAAAGTCGTAAACGGTGATCGTGCTGGCCAGCTCGCTCAGACCATAAAGCCATTTGCCCTGAGGATGGAAGTCGACATGTCGCGGCCAGCTTCCCGCAGGCAACAGCACCTGATCAATGAGCAATGACTGGCCGTTACACCAGTGATAAACACGCACCATATCAATGCCATTGCCCGCCTGACGCCCCTGGACGGGCAGGGTGTAGTAATCACTTTCAGGCGCAAAAACAATCTCATGGGGGCGGGACAGGCTGGCCGCTACTCCAGCCTCATTCATATGACCTTCCACCATTGCCAGATGGCCGGGGGGCAGCAGCGAATCATCATCAGCAAACGCCAATGCCGCCACGTTGCCCCCTTCATGATTGGCAATCAGCAGATGACGCTCATCAGGTGAGAGAGCGGCATGCACCGGGTTGTTACGCCGCAGTGGATCGAGATCAGGATGGGGGTTTTGTGGGCCGGTAGCCTGTGAAGATAACAGGGTAAGCATGCCAGACAGAGCATCGCGCGCAAAGATGGCTACCTGGTTACCATCGCCGTGCAACACATAAAGCCGGTTTCGTTTTTCATCCAGCGTGATCCAGGAAGGGTTCTCCTGAACGGATATCACGCGTTGAACAGAATGCCAGTTACCCCCTTCATCAATGCGGAACACTTCGATCCCTTTTCCACGCGCGCCACGCCACTGGGATGTGCGGCAACCAACATAGGCAAACTGACTCATTTACAATTCCATAAAGTGAAATATGCATTTATTTAAACATAAGTGCATTAATGATCTTGTGACTGAAATCACGATTTCCCTTTCACATCAAGTTTTATGCCCATTTATAAAGGGTTTTGTGGCGGGTTTTGATTCGAATCATACAAGATTGAAAGTGCACTGAGATACCTGTCATTGCATTTAGCTGTATTCAAATGCAGAAAATTGACGATCGTGGTCACAAATTCAGCGGTCCGGGATTGCTAAAAAAAACCGCAGGCAGCTTACTGTTAACAAGTCGTGAAAAACTGTTACATAAATGCATCTGGGAGAAGGGTTATGACCCAACGTATCGCGTATGTTACTTCCGGGATGGGAAGCCTCGGAACCGCTATTTGCCGTCGGCTGGCGAAGGATGGTTTTAAAGTTATTGCAGGATGCGGCCCCAATTCTCAACGTAAAAACGCCTGGCTTGATGACAATAAAAAGATGGGGTTTGATTTTATAGCATCAGAAGGCAACGTGGCTGACTGGGAATCGACGGTCAAAGCTTTTAACAAAATAAAGGCTGAAATTGGGGAAATCGATGTACTGATTAATAATGCCGGTACGGCACGAAATGTTTTATTTCGTGACATGCAGCCACAGGAGTGGCAAGCCGTGATTAACACCAATATGAACTCATTATTCAATGTCACAAAACAGGTTGTTGATGGCATGATGTCGCGAGGGTGGGGGCGTATTATCAATATTTCTTCGGTGAATGCGCAAATTGGTCAAACGGGTCAGGTTAACTACTCAACAGCAAAATCTGCGGTACGGGGTTTCACTCGCGCGCTGGCCCGTGAGGTTTCAGCTCGTGGCGTGACGGTGAATACAGTCTCCCCCGGTTATCTGGCCACCTCAAAACTGAAGACGGTCACGCCGGTTCAGGTCATTGATAAAATTGTTCAGGAAATCCCGGTTCGTCGACTGGGCTCTCCTCAGGAAATTGCCTCTATCTGCTCATGGCTGGCATCTGACGAATCAGGATTTGCGACAGGCGCTGATTTTTCTGTTAATGGCGGCCTGCATATGGGCTGATTAATTAAAATAAACCTGCTTAAAAAAATTCCTTTAATTAATTATTACGCATATTAGCAATAATATGCGTTGGAGGCTCTTATGCTCTCGCTTCTGGGATATGGCATGATTGTGGTCTTTATGATCCTCATCATGACCAAAAAACTTTCTGCACTCGTCGCACTGATCATTATTCCGATAATATTTGCCCTGATTGCCGGTTTCGGTGGAGAAATGGGCGAGATGATGATTGAGGGGCTTAAGAAAGTTGCTCCAACTGCCATCATGGTTATATTTGCCATTCTCTACTTCAGTACGATGTTTGATACCGGTTTATTTGATCCTGTTATTCGCTTCTTTTTACGAATTATTAATGGTGACCCGGTTAAAGCAGTAATGTGTAGCGCTGTTCTGGCGGCGATGGTGTCACTGGATGGTGATGGCTCAACCACCTATATGATCTGCGTTACGGCGATGCTTCCGTTGTTCAAACGCATTCGTCTGGACCCATTGGCGTTGACCTGTGTGGTCTTCCTGGCCGGCAGTATCACCAACTTGCTGCCCTGGGGCGGGCCACTGGCACGCGTTGCGGCATCCCTGAAAGTTGAATCCAGCGATCTGTTTATTCCACTGATTCCAACCATGGTCTGTGGTTTTGTCGGGGTACTGGTTCTGTCATGGTATATCGGCATTCGTGAACGTGGGCGTTTGGGCAAGCTGAGTATTAATACCGGTGGAAACGGAGCCGTTACTGAAGATGATGCTGAAAGCTATCTTCCGGCCATCAATGAAGTTAATGAAGAGCTGCGTCGCCCAAAACTGTTCTGGCTGAATGCCGTTTTGACATTAGTTCTGATGGGTTCGCTGGTGATGGAGTTACTGCCACTGTCTGTGTTGTTTATGGTCGCCTTTGCACTGGCGCTGCTGATCAATTATCCGCATATTGATGCCCAGCGGCAGCGTATAGCAGCCCATGCACCTGCCGCTTTAAACCAGACGTCCATTTTTCTGGCCGCCGGGATTTTTGCCGGGATACTTTCGGGTACGGGCATGGTTACTGCAATGTCAGCCTCATTGCTGGATGTGTTACCCGATTCATGGGGGCCTTACCTGGCTCCGATTACGGCATTAATCAGTCTGCCTGGCACCTTCTTTATGTCAAATGATGCCTTCTATTACGGTGTTTTGCCGGTGCTGGCAGAAGCGGCGAAAGCCTACGGTATTGACCCTATTGAAATTGGCCGTGCATCGTTAGTGGGACAACCCATTCACTTACTTAGTCCGTTAGTGGCCTCTACCTACCTGCTGGTGGGCCTGGCAGGGGTGGAATTCAGCGATCATCAGAAATACACCTTCAAGTGGGCTTTCCTGCTCTGCATGATTTTCCTGGCTTCAGGTTTATTGTTAGGACTGTACCCGCTTTATTCACCTGCGGGATAACCGCCTTGATAACAAAAATGGCCCATCCGGGCCATTTTTTATATCCCGATGCTACGTTGCTTTTTGTTATCAAGCGCGACAGCAAGATGTTGCTTCATCATGTAAGACGCTTCAATCAGTTGCCCGGACTCGATCAATGACAGAAGATGGATATGGTCTTTCACTTCAGCATAATAACGATTGCGGTCATCCATGATGCGATAGTCCATCAGACGTCGCATGCGGTTAACATTGCGCAGTGATATCTCAAAAAACGGGTTATTTGAGAAACTGATAACAGTCTCATGAAAGCGGTACCCGGCTAGCTGCAGCTGAGTGGGAGAGAGACGTTGAATACCACTCCCGAGCAACATATCCAGTTCGCGCTTCAGTTCATCAATTTTGCTTTGTGGTGCTTTGAACGTAGATTCCAGTATGGCCATAGGTTCGATGACCATGCGGAAGCTAAAAATATGTTCGAGTGCGGCTTTTGTCTTGGCAACCGGCAGAAAACGCCAGCCATAACCCTGCTTACGTTCAACCCAACCTTCACTGATACCGCGCGCAAGGATCGTCGTTAGTTGAGTTTTAGAAAGGTTGTACCGCTTAAGCAGATACAGTTCGTTCACTTCCGATTCGATTTTATCCTGCAGCCAGTCTTCCGCTAACTGATAGTATTCAGGAAGATCATTATCGACTTCACTCTCATCTGAATTCTGAAGTTGCGGAGCGTAGTCCTGCTTAACGAAAAAACCCCGGTTAAGCTGCTGCTGAAGGACGCCTTTGTTCTCGAGGTAGACTAAAGCTTCACGCACTGGAGAACGTGAAACATCAAAAGATTCTGCCAGCTTAGGGACGCTGAGATGCGCGCCAGGCAAGAGCCCACCGTTGTCGATCATGGTGATTATTTTCTGAGAAAGCCTTTCCGTAAGAGCACTTATTTTCATGACGGTAGCCCTACAAAACAGTGGTAAGCAATAAAATTATTGCCAATATTGCATTTGAATAATTATAAATGCAATTTAATCCTTCAGGATCACAGAAAATCAGGTTCCGGTAGTGGACCTCATCTGACTGCCACCGGGCAGAGTGGCCATTATCAGGCCGCAGTGAAGAAGTTTGCCTCTTTGCGCGGGCATGTTAAATGAGGTCTCAGCGTATGTGTCGAACAGTTGCCGTTGAAAATAACAACTCACGCAGCCACTGGTGACCCGGATCGCGGTGTGTACGTTCATGCCACACCAGGGTTTTAGTGAACCCCTGAATTTCAATAGGTGGCGGTAACATTACCAGCCCCTGAGTACTCAGGGCCAGTCGCCTGGGCACAACGCTGATTAAATCACTGACGCGCAGAATTTCAGGCAGCACCAGAAAACTGCATACTGAAAGTGTAACCCGCCGCTCGCGTCCGATTTTTCTCAGCGCTTCATCAGTTACGCCAGAAAAACTCCCACCCGGATAAGAGACAAGCGCATGATCCTGAGAGCAAAAAGCATCCAGCGTAAAGGCACCGGGTTGCGTCAGTGGATGCTCTCTCCTCATCAGGCAGACGTACTGCTCTTCGTAAAGCGCTTTTGCATGTAAATCGGGTGGGGTGGTTTCGGGTGTTATCAACGCGATGTCCAGGGTTCCACGCTCAAACTGTAAACTCAGTTGTTCATTATTCACCGGTAACACAGCCACGCGAATCCCCGGCGCCTGCTGACGCAATGCGGACATAAAGGGCACAATGACGGCCCGCAATGCGTAATCTGTGGCGGCGATATTAAGCGTCATCGCGGCAGTAGCAGGATCAAAGAGCCGCTTCTGCAGTAATTCTCCCACGTCAGTCAGAATGTTTTTGACCGGAACAGCCAGCTCGAGGGCACGAAGCGTGGGCACAATACCGCGCTGCGTCCGGGTAAAAAGAGGATCTTCGAAGCAATCCCGCAACCGGTTCAACATCCCACTCATCGCGGGCTGCGTGAGAGCTAATCGCTTAGCCGCACGGGTGACGCTCCGTTCATCCAGCAAAGCATCAAGCGCCTTCAACAGGTTCAGATCCAGATTTCTGACATCGATTTTCATGGTTTACCGGGATGCATAAATGATGATGTATTCGAGGATATCCTGATATCACGAAAATTGATAATCAGAATAGTAAATGGTGATTGGTCTTATTTCTTACAGGAGAACATACTCTTTCTACCGCTACAATCCTGTGGTTTTTTCAGAGAGAGTAAGAGATGAAAATGCATGCTATCAACTGGCCTGAAGGGTTTTTACCGGGTTTCTGTGACAACTTTTGCTCAAATGAAGTGATTGTTGCGGGGCTTAACACCAGCGAAATCTGGCCACTGCTGAGCCATCCTGAGCGCTGGCCAACCTATTATAAGAACTCAGCTAATACTCGTTTTCATGACAATAAAGGCCCTGAGCTGGAACTGGATGTGAGGTTTAGCTTTGAGACGTTTGGTTTTCCTGTCGAAGCAAGGGTTACTGAGTTTGTGGCGCCAGCCCCAGGTGAAGCCGCGCGTATTTCCTGGCATGGCTGGGCTGGAGAAAAGGGCAGTGCTGAGAGGCTGGATGTGTTGCATGCCTGGCTGTTGGAAGATTTGCCAGGCAACCGTGTCCGTATCCTGACTCAGGAAACACAAAAGGGTCTTCCGGCGGTCGGGCTCGCAAAAGCGCATCCCAACCCCATGATCAATGGTCACCAGGACTGGCTGGACGGGCTTGTGAACGCTGCCAGAGGACGTTAATACTCTTCCAGCAGTTTCCTGGCGGTAGGGTAATCCACAATCAGCACATTGATGTATTCGCCCACCAGCGCACCCCGGATGGCGCTGGCCTTACTGAGACCGCCAGCCAGCGCCACCACCTGGGGACAGGCATGAACCTGAGAGAGCTCCATGCCAATCACCGGATCTTCTCCGTCATTCAGCACCGGCTTTCCGCTGGCATCATAGTAGTGCAGGCAGATATCACCCACCGCCCCGCGTGAAGCCAGGATCCTGAGCATCTCTTCATCATAATAGTTACCGGAGCTTTTCAACTGCTGTGAAGGTTCAAGTTCACCAATGCCCACAATGGCGACATCAACTTCAGCGAACTTGCTGACCACTTCGGCGACATCGTCGCTGGTCGAAAGCCGGTGGCGTTCATCTACCGACCGCTCAATGCTTTGGGAAGGGAGTAGCCAGGCTTTGCAGTTCATGGCGGCGGCCAGGGTCTGGGTCAGGATGGTGGCCTGTACGTTGCCATTGGCCCCGACGCCGCCCAGCAGTTGGATCACTCCCCGCGCCTTGACGCTTTGCGGGTGCAGGGCATCCACCATTGCGCGGATGGTATCGCTCCAGGAGGAGATGCCTACCAGGTCATTAGCGCGGATACGCGTTTCCACGTAATGCGCGGCAGCGGAGCCAATCGCATGGCGAATCTGCATCTGCGTCGCGTCTTCTGCAGTGTCCACCACAATGGCCTGCTTCAGGCCATAGCGTTTTTCGAGACTCTTCTCAACCGCGGGGAAAATGTTGCCGGGTGGAATGACGCTGATTTTCACCACGCCTTCATTCAGGCAGCGCACCAGCATCCGCGAAATAAAGGACTGAGATAAATGCAGGGTTCTGGCAATGTCAGACTGCTTCATCCCTTCGGTGTAATAGAGCGTGGCAATTTTTACCATCAGGCGCTGTTCATCCTGCTTTGACATCGTTTCTCCCTCGCGGTGCTGATTATCCTGAAAGTCGCAAAAATGACGACTCAACCCCAATTTCGAGTAAATCCCCCGGCGAGCTGTGATCCTGTTCGCTTTTCTGTCCGGTTTATCTGGCGGGAAAATCAAGTGTAAATCATATTCATGGAATAATAAATCACCTTTGAATATATATTCATAACGGAGAGAGACAATGAAACGTACCCTGCTGACCGGTTTACTTTTATCCGCCATGACGTTTTCTGCGGCTTCACTGGCCGCCGATAAAGGGCTGATAGTTATCATCACCCCTTCACACGATAACCCTTTCTTCAAGGCGGAAGCCGATGGTGCGAATCAGAAAGCCAAAGCCCTTGGCTACAGTACGCTGGTGGCATCGCATGACGACGACGTTAACAAACAAAATCAGCTGATTGAAACGGCTATTGCCCGCAAGGCCAAAGTTATTGTGCTGGATAACGCGGGTGCGGATGCCACCGTAGGGCCGGTTCAGAAGGCGAAGGATGCCGGCATTCCCACTTTCCTTATTGACCGTGAGATCAACAAGCCGGGCATCGCCGTTGCGCAGATCGTTTCCAATAACTATCAGGGCGCGCAGCTTGGGGCAGAAAAGTTCGCCAAATTGCTGAACGGTAAAGGGGATTATGTAGAGCTGTTGGGTAAAGAGTCTGATACCAACGCCGGGGTACGTTCTCAGGGCTATCACGACGTGCTTGATGATTATCCCGATATGAAGATGGTGGCACAACAGAGCGCTAACTGGAGCCAGACAGAGGCTTTCAGCCGCATGGAAACTATTCTGCAAAAAAATCCCAATATTGTCGGCGTGATCTCCGGCAACGACACTATGGCGCTGGGCGCTGAAGCGGCCCTGAAGGCTGCCGGCAAAAAAGATGTGATTGTAGTGGGCTTTGACGGCAGCGATTACGTGCGTGACTCCATCATCAACAAAGGCAATATCAAGGCCACGGTTCTGCAACCGGGTTGGGCACAGGCGCAGATGGCCATTGAACAGGCTGACTACTACCTGACGCACGGCAAAGCGCAGAAAGAAGAGAAACAGCTGATGGACTGCACGCTGATTGATGACACCAATGCCAGCAAACTGAAACTCTTCAACCTCGCACAGTAGTCAGGGAGCCGATGATGCTGACGAAACGTGCGCCGATCGCCCTGATGGTCCTGATGCTGAGTGCCTGTACGGTGGTCGATCTGGATGCCAACGGGCAGCCGATTATTCCAAAGGACCCTGCTGCGAAGCAGGGCTACCGCGACCTGACGGCGCAGCAGGTGGCAGAAGCCACCTGGCAGAGCAAAGTGCTTGCCGGAGCCGATAAGCACGCCCTGAGCTGGGCCGATATGAAAATTCGCAGCACTACCGTTAAGGCGGGCACCAGTGACAGCCTGTTTGTGCGCGGTACGGGTACGGTGACGGCGGTCAGTGCAGCCAGCGAACGTGAACGCATCATGACGGTAACCCTGAACGGTGAGGCGGTGCCGGTTGCTATCGGGCCGGTTATCCGCAGTAACGCAATACGTGATGCTGCGGGCTTCCGGTTTGAGGAGTTCACTAACCAGGTGCAGTATGCCCAGATCACCAGAGCACTGAATCGCCATGCGGTGAAACAGCTACCGCCGGTTGATGGGAGCTGGGTGGGTAAATCCGTGCAGCTGGTGGTGGCCGTGACCTTACAGACCAACAAGGTGCAGGACGTGGTCGCCGTTTCCCTGAAGCAGGAGCAGCCATAATGACCCAGCCCAATGCGGATCCGGTAATTTTACAGACCAGGAACGTATCAATGCTGTTTCCCGGTACCCTGGCACTGGACAACGTCGACTACAACGTCTGGCGCGGTAAGGTGAACGTTATCATCGGAGAAAACGGCGCCGGAAAATCCACGCTGATGAAGATCCTCGCCGGTGTGCAGCAGCCTTCAGTCGGAGAGATCCGGCTCAACGGCGAGCTGGTAACGCTTCACAGTACCCGTGAGGCGGCCCGGCATGGGATTGGTATGGTGCATCAGGAGCTTAACCTGTTTGAAAATCTGACGGTCGCAGAAAATATCTTCCTCGGGCGTGAGTTACAGCATGGGCTAAGACCGATTGATGAGAAAACCCAGGAGGCGCGGACGGCTGAACTGATGCGGCGTCTCGATCAGGCTATCTCACCGCGTGAGCTGGTCGCTAATCTCAAGGTTGGCCAGCAGCAGCTGGTGGAGATAGCCAAAGCGCTGGCAGAAAATACCGACATCCTGATCCTGGATGAGCCAACCTCAGCCCTGAGTAAAACGGAAGTGGAGATTCTGTTCCGGGTTATCCGCGAGCTGACGCGGCAGGGCGTCTCTATTATCTATATCTCTCACCGGCTGGAAGAGTTGATGGCCATCGGGGATGTGATCACCATTTTGCGGGATGGACGGTTTCAGGCAGAGGCGCAGGTCAGTGACATCGATGTGCCGTGGATAGTGCGTGAAATGCTGGGCAGTGAACCCATCTCCAGTTTTCTGCCGCCGGGCAGGCAATTTGGTGCGCCGGTGCTGGAGGTCGAGAAAATCACCTGCGTGGGTCCCGCAGGTATTCCGGTGGTGGATGACGTTTCGTTTAACGTGCGGGCGGGAGAGATTGTCGGGATTTATGGCCTCATGGGCGCGGGGCGTACCGAGCTGTTTGAGTGCTTGCTGGGTACGCAACGTAACTACCTTGGCAAAATCTGGCTCGACAGTAAGCCGGTGCCTCAAAGGCTGGAACCCGCAGAACGTATCCGTATGGGGATGAGCCTAGTTCCGGAAGACCGTAAGCGTACCGGCATCTTCCCGGTGTCGTCGGTGGCCAGCAATCTGACTGTGGGGAGCCTGTGGCAACGTCTGGAATACAGATTTGCTATTTCCCGCCGTAAGGAGCAGGCGGTGGTTAAGGAGACGGTGAGTAATCTGTCGATCAAAGTCTCCTCGCCGGAGGTCACCATTAATGCCCTGAGCGGCGGCAATCAGCAGAAAGTCGTGATTGGACGTTCACTGCTGACCAATCCCCGCCTGCTGCTGCTGGATGAACCCAGCCGGGGTATTGATGTGGGGGCGAAAGCGGACGTCTTCCGCATGATGGTCGATCTGTCGAAGCAGGGCATAGCCATTCTGTTTTCCACCTCGGATTTGAAAGAAATCATGGCGGTCTCGGATCGCATTCTGGTGATGTCCGGCGGGAAACTTACCGCCGATATTCCTCGTGCGGCGGCAGAAGAGTCGGCGCTGGTTAAAGCAAGTGCTCAGGGGTTCTGACATGAAAAACAGCCACACGGCCACGCCAGGCATCGTGCCAGTAAAAGCCTTTAATTCACGGGAAAGCCTGCTTCTGCTGTTATTAAAAATGCGCACCTTTATCGCGCTGATTCTGATTGTCGGCTTCTTTGCCATCACCGTGCCGGATTTTCTCGCGGTCGGCAGTATGGTGATCATGATTAAACATA
This genomic window from Erwinia sp. E_sp_B01_1 contains:
- a CDS encoding SRPBCC domain-containing protein translates to MHAINWPEGFLPGFCDNFCSNEVIVAGLNTSEIWPLLSHPERWPTYYKNSANTRFHDNKGPELELDVRFSFETFGFPVEARVTEFVAPAPGEAARISWHGWAGEKGSAERLDVLHAWLLEDLPGNRVRILTQETQKGLPAVGLAKAHPNPMINGHQDWLDGLVNAARGR
- a CDS encoding sugar-binding transcriptional regulator — its product is MSKQDEQRLMVKIATLYYTEGMKQSDIARTLHLSQSFISRMLVRCLNEGVVKISVIPPGNIFPAVEKSLEKRYGLKQAIVVDTAEDATQMQIRHAIGSAAAHYVETRIRANDLVGISSWSDTIRAMVDALHPQSVKARGVIQLLGGVGANGNVQATILTQTLAAAMNCKAWLLPSQSIERSVDERHRLSTSDDVAEVVSKFAEVDVAIVGIGELEPSQQLKSSGNYYDEEMLRILASRGAVGDICLHYYDASGKPVLNDGEDPVIGMELSQVHACPQVVALAGGLSKASAIRGALVGEYINVLIVDYPTARKLLEEY
- a CDS encoding DUF2291 family protein, yielding MLTKRAPIALMVLMLSACTVVDLDANGQPIIPKDPAAKQGYRDLTAQQVAEATWQSKVLAGADKHALSWADMKIRSTTVKAGTSDSLFVRGTGTVTAVSAASERERIMTVTLNGEAVPVAIGPVIRSNAIRDAAGFRFEEFTNQVQYAQITRALNRHAVKQLPPVDGSWVGKSVQLVVAVTLQTNKVQDVVAVSLKQEQP
- a CDS encoding sugar ABC transporter ATP-binding protein, encoding MTQPNADPVILQTRNVSMLFPGTLALDNVDYNVWRGKVNVIIGENGAGKSTLMKILAGVQQPSVGEIRLNGELVTLHSTREAARHGIGMVHQELNLFENLTVAENIFLGRELQHGLRPIDEKTQEARTAELMRRLDQAISPRELVANLKVGQQQLVEIAKALAENTDILILDEPTSALSKTEVEILFRVIRELTRQGVSIIYISHRLEELMAIGDVITILRDGRFQAEAQVSDIDVPWIVREMLGSEPISSFLPPGRQFGAPVLEVEKITCVGPAGIPVVDDVSFNVRAGEIVGIYGLMGAGRTELFECLLGTQRNYLGKIWLDSKPVPQRLEPAERIRMGMSLVPEDRKRTGIFPVSSVASNLTVGSLWQRLEYRFAISRRKEQAVVKETVSNLSIKVSSPEVTINALSGGNQQKVVIGRSLLTNPRLLLLDEPSRGIDVGAKADVFRMMVDLSKQGIAILFSTSDLKEIMAVSDRILVMSGGKLTADIPRAAAEESALVKASAQGF
- a CDS encoding D-ribose ABC transporter substrate-binding protein, translating into MKRTLLTGLLLSAMTFSAASLAADKGLIVIITPSHDNPFFKAEADGANQKAKALGYSTLVASHDDDVNKQNQLIETAIARKAKVIVLDNAGADATVGPVQKAKDAGIPTFLIDREINKPGIAVAQIVSNNYQGAQLGAEKFAKLLNGKGDYVELLGKESDTNAGVRSQGYHDVLDDYPDMKMVAQQSANWSQTEAFSRMETILQKNPNIVGVISGNDTMALGAEAALKAAGKKDVIVVGFDGSDYVRDSIINKGNIKATVLQPGWAQAQMAIEQADYYLTHGKAQKEEKQLMDCTLIDDTNASKLKLFNLAQ
- a CDS encoding GntR family transcriptional regulator; its protein translation is MIDNGGLLPGAHLSVPKLAESFDVSRSPVREALVYLENKGVLQQQLNRGFFVKQDYAPQLQNSDESEVDNDLPEYYQLAEDWLQDKIESEVNELYLLKRYNLSKTQLTTILARGISEGWVERKQGYGWRFLPVAKTKAALEHIFSFRMVIEPMAILESTFKAPQSKIDELKRELDMLLGSGIQRLSPTQLQLAGYRFHETVISFSNNPFFEISLRNVNRMRRLMDYRIMDDRNRYYAEVKDHIHLLSLIESGQLIEASYMMKQHLAVALDNKKQRSIGI
- a CDS encoding LysR family transcriptional regulator; its protein translation is MKIDVRNLDLNLLKALDALLDERSVTRAAKRLALTQPAMSGMLNRLRDCFEDPLFTRTQRGIVPTLRALELAVPVKNILTDVGELLQKRLFDPATAAMTLNIAATDYALRAVIVPFMSALRQQAPGIRVAVLPVNNEQLSLQFERGTLDIALITPETTPPDLHAKALYEEQYVCLMRREHPLTQPGAFTLDAFCSQDHALVSYPGGSFSGVTDEALRKIGRERRVTLSVCSFLVLPEILRVSDLISVVPRRLALSTQGLVMLPPPIEIQGFTKTLVWHERTHRDPGHQWLRELLFSTATVRHIR